CATAATTTATTGGGAAAAAAGACAAGGGAAGGAGTTATTAGATGAATTTAGGGGGTCTATGTTTCGGATTTAATTAAAGGAGGTAGCTAAGGTTTATCGGTTTCTAATGCTTCATTTGCATCCTTAACAGAATCTTTTAAAGCTATAAATTAAGGCGTCAAACACACTCTTTTCACAACAACCACCATTAATCTTACTTAACAAATAATAAACCAACCTGTTCAAATCAATCAATATCTTGGtcactaataataataaagcaCTAaacaatattatatttatatatctgTTTTAAGAAGGTTAATTAAATATAGGAGTAGTAAATATATTCGTAATGTAAAACAAAtatcaaaaatatcaaaaataataattCAGAGTTTCTGTCGGGATGaaactattttaaaaaataaaaatagaattgagTTATAAATTTGAGAAAGGTTAAACTGCAATTTAATTGACAATTTTTTACTTTTTCAAAcagataattataatttttaatattgtaatttcgaaaaaaagaaaaagtaaactaAAATTTCACCAAATTTGAACTTACGGTTGCTGCCTACCCATGGCCTCGTGATTCACACCTACTGTTAGCTCGTATAACATCTTAAAACTAAAGAGTTGAAAAAAATTTGGAACATGTAACATTGTGTGAAGCAGATAGGGTCAAAATCAGAAGAGGAATAAAAAATTAGTGCAAGTTGAAGTTGTTTTCAGAtctaaattcaaataaaataatttgCAAAGATATAAGTATCAGCATGTAGTAAGAATCCGATGACTAATTTTGGTCATATCATATTGGGTTGACAAGGAAGCTTACTGGCTTCAAATCTATAAGTGGTCAGTGAAAATACATTAGACATCTTATCTTAAGtccaattttaaattaaattaaagctaGTCCAAGGTTACTTAATAAAATATTGATTTATACAAAATAGATGTAGCTTTTGCCAGGTTAAATAATAGGCGGGTATACATAAATGGCCCACTGAAATAATGAAGAAAAGGGATAATGGGTTCATACTTATAAAAGACACCAACATCCTCTTCTCACTCATATGATTGTTGAAGAAACACATGAAAAACTTGACATCATCGTCAATTTCAATCCTAAATCAACTCCAAGTCTACCTATAGTAACCGACAATGTCGGAAATGGAGAGAGATCTGATCCATCGCCGCCGGGTATCCTCTTATTTTTGCGGGTGTTATATGATGTCCCCATCGTGCTTCCCAGTGCATGAAGAAATGGACTACTCACGCATTCATCATTGCAGCAGCGGCGGCGACAACAGGACGAGGAGGAGATGGCGGAATCTGTTGAGAAGGTTGGTCAAAGATGGGAAGACCAGCTTATACGGATCCAAGCCGCCATTGTCTTTTCACTATGATGCTGTTAGCTATTCTCAGAATTTCGATGAGGGTTGTCATCGTGATGAATCTGCTCATCGCCGCCGAGTGTTTCAAGAAGTACACGAGTAATGTTTTTTTTGtcttgttttaatttatttcccCCTTTTTTTCCCCTGCAAGTTCAAATCAACTTTGATGTAactatatataattataatatatatcaaGATCTGTTAGTTAAGTTTTAAAGTTCTATTGGTTTTTTTTCTCCATTTGTTAGTTATGATGAATGATCAAAAATAATGGATCTACTCGCCAATGGTTAAAATCTTGTTTGTCATTTTGCGGATGAGCCGAGTGAGTTGTTAGGCTTGTCGGGTAAAATCAGGTGCGATGTCAGAGGTCATCGGAGTTATGCGTTGGGGGATACAATATAGACAAGGCTAAATCGGCATAATTTAAGTAGGTTGACACTTGACAGTGTTCTTACATCTGGCCGGCCTATCTTCATTCTGGATTTTTAGACCTGCTTGGTGATTGTGATGAGAGCCTGAGGTCTGGACAGGTGTTAATTAGGTGTCTCAACATTGATTAAGTGTGAGGACTAGGTATCATCACACTTGTAGGAAATTGAGCAATGTGATCATTTTACTGGGGAGGGGGGGGGGGGGACAAATCTATAACTAGgaataaaattttcacatgaaaacAACCATTCAGGTtgttgaagaaaaaaagaaaaaaaagagtccATTCAGGTCCATGATAAGACTTATTAAATGTGGTTGGGACATTGCGATTCACAAATGCTATCAGAGACTAAGAATTGGACGTAAAACTCTTTTACAAGCTAGTAATAGACCGAATGCTCATAAGCTGTTATCATATCATGGCATTGGCGATCGGAGTTAAcagtgcttaatttttttatgctTTTTGAGGGGGCAAATGCACGGGTCAATTGAAGGTCGCAGAATAATTAAAGGCAATCTCTGGTCTGGGCCTGTGGGGTACAGCCCTGCAAGTTGGGTGGTATGGGTCGTTGGAGGATAGGTGTTATCTAGGAAACGAACCTCAAAACAAGTATGAATTGGATTTTGAATACAAGTTTTCTTTTTATCACttcacttatgattcaattcacgAACTGTTTTGCCGTCTCAAAATAATTAGTGTGTTTTATTATAAACAAAGTTGAGATATGTAAGATTAAATAACATTTGTTGGTCaaaattttatatgttataaaaAGTGgttattaaatacttatataataTTCGAGGCATTTGTAATGATATTTGAGATTTAaatcatatttgaatttttaatattttaaattaaaaactatAATATATTAGTAATATTAATTAGCGAGATTTAGAtggtaattttaataaaatttacaaatgtaattttatgtattaaaaattattttgttaaatatgattaatatttttatataaaatttaaacattttttaaaataatattttaactagaatttattattttattttacttgatTAATTTTATTAGAATTTAATACAAAATGTTGTTTAGTAAAAATGTACTTCATACTTGATGGTGTTAGATGAAAACTGTTATAAATGATatcaataaaacataaaaattaattttacaataaatttaattattataataaaacactGTATATTCTCATTTAAAACAAACATGTGAGAAGtacatttgataaaaaaaaaaccccaatATTTTTAATTGGATAATTTGATAGGAATGTCAATGGAGACCATTTCCATCTCagctaattttttaaaaagaaattttaattaatgaaaTTATCCTACTTCAAACTCTAAACCTAATCTAAGATGAAGACAATTCAATTTGAATATATGATGTAGATTCAACATAAAATAATCTCATCCCAGCTATAATCAGTTTATCAACTCtacaaatttaaataaatttgagATAAAGAGAATATATCACCATTTTATAACCATGATTCTTAAGGATAGAGGAACTTCTAGGATTCTTTTTCATACTGAATTTCTACCATCTTTTTAATTATAAGAGATAATTGGGCTATTTGAGAACATTTTAAGATAGTTGAATTAATTTTGGTTACAGTTT
This is a stretch of genomic DNA from Gossypium arboreum isolate Shixiya-1 chromosome 11, ASM2569848v2, whole genome shotgun sequence. It encodes these proteins:
- the LOC108472932 gene encoding uncharacterized protein LOC108472932; translation: MSEMERDLIHRRRVSSYFCGCYMMSPSCFPVHEEMDYSRIHHCSSGGDNRTRRRWRNLLRRLVKDGKTSLYGSKPPLSFHYDAVSYSQNFDEGCHRDESAHRRRVFQEVHE